The window GGGCGGGAGGGGACGGTGGCGGCGGTGAGCGGCTGGGAGACAGGATGAGCTGccggcaggaggggggggggtctcacctcctgctgctccttcagctgTCTCTTCTGGTCCTCGGAGAGCTCCGTCACGCCCACCAGACCCAGAGGTTTCCCCTTCTTGTAGCCCAGGCCCCGCAGCTCCTGGGCTGAAACGcagcacacacaccctcagggACCTGCGTGGGTCTTCAACAGCGGGCCTTCGGCGGCCGGTCGTACCGGTGAGAGCCGGGgtgtccgggtccaggtcctggaCCTCCTGGGGGATGACGATGGAGGGCACGGGGAGCTCCACCCGGTCGTCCTCGGAGCCCCACCTGCTTTTCCTCTTCCGCTTGACGGGCGGAGGCTCCGCCTGCTGGACGTGGTTGAGCGACGGCGCCGGGGGGGCGGCTGCTGGCGGAGTGAGGGCtgctgggggaggagggggggaggcgcTCTGGCACCGAGGAGCGCTGTACTCCTCCACTTTCTTCTTGTAGAACAGGTAGGCCGGACTTTGGTGTTCATACAAAAAACTGGAAATGGATGGAGAGGGAGGTGAGctccacaggaggaggagcagcgcgTCGGGGGGGCGGGGACACCCACCTGAAGGCGGGGTTGTCTCGGTTACGCTCTGCAGCGATGGCTTCCACCTCGGGGCCGCCCTCCGCCACAAACCTGGCCAGCTTTTCGGCCACCTGCTGGGTTTCCGCATCCACTGGGGGGGAGACTTTAAGCAGCCTGTTAGTACCGGGACTCAAGTGACACCCTACTACAGTACAGGACTGAGGTGGCCCTCACACACCACCAGTCTACGAGAAGAGGACAGGGGGGGGACAGCGGCCGTGAATGAGGGGGCTTGATGGAAGTGaggcttccacacacacacacacacacacatgaagagcAAATGATGGATGCACCGTACAGAGCTACACAGGCAGTGAGACGTCTGTAATATGGTTTCAACTGAATACAACACTGGTTTTCAATCTGTAGCTTTTCCTCTGTTACACTGGGAACTTATTGACTGAAACAAATCCTCACATTTAAAATACTGATTCGTGTATTTTACACCAACTGTTTGTTCAAATCGTGTCCACACTCTCTGAGAACTGAGCGTCGGCGAATGGCAGACCGATCGCTGCATGCAGCGGCAGAGGAAGTGTGATCCTACCGTGAGCCGACGCCTCCTCCGCTCTGTGCAAAGCCTTTCTCAACTCTGCAACTCTTTTTTTGTAGTAGAGATGCTCCAGGCTGCCCTTTTCATataaaaacctgaaagaaaCGGACGACAGGAGAAATCAGACAACGtctggaaaacatttcaaatcagGAACTCAATCCCAAACTGCCAGCAAACACAGACTCACGAGAAGACGGGATTGTCCTTGTAGTCCTCCCTGGCCTTgttctccagctcagctccgCCCTCCGCCACAAAAGAGGCCATCTTGTCAATAATGAGCCTGGTGTCTGTATCCTCTGGGGGAGAGACTTTAAGCATGCTATGAGTATATTTACTCAGAGGGCACACAGGACAACATGCCAGAGACACGGCAGCTTCTCGGTGGGAGCAGGCAGAGGGGGCGGGGAGCCGTCCGGGCCGTGGGGCGCCCCCCCACGCTGAACAGCGGGCCTGCAATTACCTTTCATGTCTAAGAATTTGGAGTAATCGGCCTCTTCGTCCTCGTCTTCATCGTCTGGAGAGCAAAAGACACTGGGCCTCTGGCTGAGGACGGGGCTCTTCTTGGACTGCGAGTAGCTCTTAAACTGACTAAGCATGCTGCTGACGCCCAGGCCGGGCCGCTggcccacaaacacactcctcttCTGCGCCGACTGTCCTCCGGGGGacggagacgaggaggaggacgtctTGTTATCGCTGGGGGAAGCTGGGAAAGCAGGAACGGGGGAAAGCGATGAATCAAGATCAAGATACTGATTTCTCTGCAGGAGTAAAACAAGTCAGAGTCCTTGAGGTGACTCGACATCTTTTACTGCTCACACTGAGGAGCTTTAATCTGTGACTGAGAGGAGACGAGCTCAGCTTTCGCTTTGCTAAACGTGACAGTGCAATATGCAACATCTCCTCGCATCGGCAAGAACAGATGCAGAAAACAAATACTTAATAAACATCCACATAACAACCGCGATGTTGAAATTCAGGAATAAACCAAGAATAATTCAGGAATAAACAAAGACCCGGATCATCTCACGGATCCAGAGCTCTGAAGGAGGGATGAAGAAACAGACCTGTAGTATTGCTGCTTTTCTCCTTCTGCATCTTCATGAACTGCTGCAGAAAGCTGCCGTCGTTAGCGAACTTGTTTGACGAGCCTCCCTGGAAACTGGGGGAACTGATGAGATCCAAGTGTCAGATTCTTCCTGATCATTTCCAGTCAGCGTTAAAGCCAAATCCAACGTGTGTGTCAGACACAGGCGAGGAGGCGTCCTACCTGGCGGGCAGAGGCTTGTTCATGGCCTGTGCGTTCAGTTTGGCTTGTTCTGCCATTCTGGCTTCGATCTCCTGCTTCTTCTGAGCGATCAGCTTTTCTTGACGGAGAATGTTCAAGTTGATCTTGTTTTTCTGAGGCTCTTTCGTTTGTCTGGCCCTCCAGCCTCCGCGCCCTGCAACACATTTCAGCACAGGAGACACGACAATCAAGCAAAACAGAGCAAATGAGACTGATCCACAGTCCTGGAGCTGTCCTGAAGGGACAAAACAAGAAGACAaacagaggacaggaagacatGACGAGTCCCAGATACACACAGCAGGTTGAGGTTCCCCATCTTTACAAACCTTATCGATGAAAACCAAAAGGTTTCAGAGACCAGCAAACAACGGTCAGCAAGAAGGACTGAAATGTTATCAGAGGGAATGTGGATTCAGACACGAAGGGCTCATTCAACCCGTCCAGATGTTCTCTCTGCCTCACTGGACTGAACACTTTTAAACTTACACTACGTTTAAATTTCATCTTTATAATAACATTCAAGGCACATCGACGGACAAATCTCCTGTAGAGGTGTTCAtattctctcctcctctccggtTTACTTAAAGGTTTTGTGGATTTATTCATCAGAAAGAAACTGAAGCTGATTCCAGGTTCCTTTAAACTTATTTACCTGTTTCAGAGACACaatatgaaaaatacagcatTTCATAAAACGTCACTATACAAAAATATGGTTAATTAATTAACTTTTTAATCTTCAGCCGAAGTTTAAAGGCAGTAGGTGACCTCTAACCCTTCTTTTGTTGAAGTTTATTTGGAATAACGGAGCCTGCTAGCTGAGGCTAGCGCTCCGAGCGGGTCACTGCTACACGAACAGCTCGTCCCGCTGACTGCTGAACGCTTCCGGTCATTTCCGGCCTCAGCGGCACACTCGGATTTACCTGGATCTCCAGAA of the Salarias fasciatus chromosome 18, fSalaFa1.1, whole genome shotgun sequence genome contains:
- the sugp1 gene encoding SURP and G-patch domain-containing protein 1, with product MDSGDPGRGGWRARQTKEPQKNKINLNILRQEKLIAQKKQEIEARMAEQAKLNAQAMNKPLPASSPSFQGGSSNKFANDGSFLQQFMKMQKEKSSNTTASPSDNKTSSSSSPSPGGQSAQKRSVFVGQRPGLGVSSMLSQFKSYSQSKKSPVLSQRPSVFCSPDDEDEDEEADYSKFLDMKVSPPEDTDTRLIIDKMASFVAEGGAELENKAREDYKDNPVFSFLYEKGSLEHLYYKKRVAELRKALHRAEEASAHVSPPVDAETQQVAEKLARFVAEGGPEVEAIAAERNRDNPAFSFLYEHQSPAYLFYKKKVEEYSAPRCQSASPPPPPAALTPPAAAPPAPSLNHVQQAEPPPVKRKRKSRWGSEDDRVELPVPSIVIPQEVQDLDPDTPALTAQELRGLGYKKGKPLGLVGVTELSEDQKRQLKEQQEMQEMYELIMKHKRAMADMQKMWEKAIRDHQHEYDSDEEVDADAGTWEHQLRKMEMEKTREWAESLTEMGKGKHFIGDFLPPEELEKFMETFKALKEGRDPDYTEYKEFKLTVENLGFRMLMKMGWKEGEGLGSEGQGIKAPVNKGIQPVNGAGLGIDRPAELAKSDDEYDAFRKRMMLAYRFRPNPLNNPRRPYY